A portion of the Sabethes cyaneus chromosome 3, idSabCyanKW18_F2, whole genome shotgun sequence genome contains these proteins:
- the LOC128741577 gene encoding uncharacterized protein LOC128741577: MCRCCQSCWEELYWTCIEERFCYDETIAHYDPDEDEYAQQKNAKNGFYNSEESMENNNAPICRQPAGLARNISMSSKIHEDDLRREIQTNVPMLAPEVMAVFANSQIFQEHTPPKSSLKSPSSVKFAISSESASIDTLVTPPAFAAVPDNNTNNNDSKREDDSNKLLQRLEGSRQDIRESRLGPTVIIPEIVEEVQDAEVILRPPRSLAEASTSFSKSACGFDKSLSQLEPTQPYFSLRPASENDIFTISSASNACNAISMTPEVPAISYSNLPKNYLETPTVEKYRESVSLFSIQTASVKANDYSMPRYYRKSDLFANRTDQSNTDLASSNTSITSNPARQVEKSKRLMNIRTALPPLNLTLIRGSSSANLKEREKEAKEKDKLKAKQY, encoded by the exons TTGCTGGGAGGAGCTATACTGGACATGTATAGAGGAACGGTTTTGTTACGATGAAACAATTG CTCACTACGATCCGGATGAGGATGAGTACGCTCAAcagaaaaatgccaaaaacggatTTTACAACTCGGAGGAGTCGATGGAGAATAACAACGCTCCGATCTGTCGGCAGCCAGCTGGTTTGGCGCGAAACATATCCATGAG CTCGAAAATCCACGAGGATGATTTACGTCGCGAAATTCAAACCAACGTACCGATGCTGGCGCCAGAGGTTATGGCCGTATTTGCCAACTCGCAGATCTTCCAGGAGCACACTCCCCCGAAGTCGTCCCTGAAGAGTCCCTCTTCGGTCAAATTTGCCATTTCGTCGGAGTCGGCATCGATAGATACGCTGGTAACACCGCCTGCCTTTGCCGCAGTCCCGGacaacaacaccaacaacaacGACAGCAAACGAGAGGATGACTCTAATAAGCTTTTGCAACGCCTCGAAG GATCCCGCCAAGACATCCGTGAGAGTAGGCTAGGTCCAACCGTAATCATCCCGGAAATCGTTGAGGAAGTCCAGGATGCTGAGGTTATACTGCGTCCGCCGCGAAGCCTAGCTGAGGCGTCCACTTCATTCTCCAAATCGGCATGCGGTTTCGACAAGAGCTTATCCCAGCTGGAGCCAACACAACCGTACTTCTCTTTGCGACCGGCCAGCGAGAACGACATCTTCACCATTTCTTCGGCAAGCAACGCCTGCAATGCCATCAGTATGACCCCGGAGGTTCCTGCCATATCGTACTCCAATCTTCCGAAGAACTACCTGGAGACACCCACGGTAGAGAAATACCGTGAATCGGTCAGTTTGTTCTCCATACAAACGGCAAGCGTTAAGGCCAACGATTACTCAATGCCTAGATATTACCGAAAATCGGATCTTTTTGCCAATCGCACAGATCAAAGTAATACGGACTTGGCTAGCTCTAACACTTCGATCACTTCCAATCCGGCGCGACAAGTAGAAAAAAGCAAGCGTTTGATGAATATACGGACAGCATTGCCCCCGCTTAATCTGACACTCATCAGAGGAAGCTCGTCAGCTAATTTGAAAGAGCGCGAGAAAGAGGCCAAGGAGAAGGATAAACTTAAAGCAAAACAGTATTAA